From Streptomyces sp. NBC_00370, a single genomic window includes:
- a CDS encoding HD domain-containing protein, with amino-acid sequence MAANSVDELMDLLHACQGAWDTPDRSGDPVDLHDHALQTAALLRRLRPADKELQVAGLVHDLGHLLLPGDDAGHADRAADAVRPLLGERVARLVQLHVPAKRYLAAVEPGRPLSAQSAQTLAVQGGPMSHDEAARFALDPLAEDAVRLRQADDEGKTVGLDAGVLEDWRPVLESVAAAHGRQLQYGTGPR; translated from the coding sequence ATGGCTGCGAACTCGGTCGACGAGCTGATGGATCTCCTGCACGCGTGTCAGGGCGCCTGGGACACACCGGACCGCAGCGGGGATCCGGTGGATCTGCACGATCACGCCCTCCAGACGGCGGCGCTGCTGCGCCGCCTGCGCCCGGCCGACAAGGAGCTCCAGGTGGCCGGGCTCGTCCATGACCTGGGGCATCTGCTGCTGCCCGGTGACGACGCGGGGCACGCGGACCGGGCGGCCGACGCCGTGCGGCCGCTGCTCGGCGAGCGGGTGGCCCGGCTCGTACAGCTGCATGTGCCGGCCAAGCGTTATCTGGCGGCGGTGGAGCCGGGCCGGCCGCTGTCGGCGCAGAGCGCCCAGACCCTGGCGGTGCAGGGCGGCCCGATGAGCCACGACGAGGCGGCCCGCTTCGCACTCGACCCGCTGGCCGAGGACGCCGTACGGCTGCGCCAGGCCGACGACGAGGGCAAGACGGTGGGGCTCGACGCGGGGGTGCTGGAGGACTGGCGGCCGGTGCTCGAGTCGGTGGCGGCGGCGCACGGCCGGCAGCTCCAGTACGGGACGGGCCCGCGCTGA
- a CDS encoding S1 family peptidase produces the protein MTVVRTGLSALLLLGTWATAGLVPAAAADSPSSSSAVTSETQVSNGLLAAMQRDLGLTAPQAEARLAAEKTATATQGKARTAAGSSYGGSWFDAKTNRLTVAVTGEERADAVRATGATVRLVTRSARQLDAAKAKIDALSAPSGVAGWHVDPKANGVVVDVVTARKSDSDVQAFLAKARKTGPVTVKETPQAPKTFSAGTVGGDPYYTGNVRCSIGFSVNGGFVTAGHCGQAGAGVSGWDGSAIGSFQGSSFPGNDYAWVSVGNGWWTVPVVLGWGTVPDQLVRGSAEAPIGASICRSGSTSHWHCGNVLGTNETVNYAQGAVTQMTGTSVCAEPGDSGGSFISGDQAQGVTSGGFGNCTSGGQTWHQPINEILNTFGLTLATA, from the coding sequence ATGACAGTTGTCCGCACAGGACTGTCCGCACTCCTCCTCCTAGGTACCTGGGCGACCGCCGGGCTCGTCCCGGCCGCCGCCGCGGATTCCCCCTCCTCCTCTTCCGCCGTCACCTCCGAAACGCAGGTGTCCAACGGCCTGCTCGCCGCCATGCAACGGGACTTGGGCCTCACGGCGCCCCAGGCCGAAGCGCGGCTCGCCGCGGAGAAGACGGCGACAGCCACCCAGGGCAAGGCCAGGACCGCCGCAGGTTCGTCTTACGGCGGCTCGTGGTTCGACGCGAAGACCAACCGGCTGACCGTCGCCGTCACCGGCGAAGAGCGGGCCGACGCGGTACGGGCCACCGGTGCCACGGTGCGGCTCGTGACCCGCAGCGCTCGTCAACTCGACGCGGCCAAGGCGAAGATCGACGCCCTCTCCGCACCGTCCGGCGTGGCCGGCTGGCATGTCGACCCCAAGGCCAACGGGGTCGTCGTCGACGTCGTCACCGCGCGCAAGTCCGACAGCGACGTCCAGGCGTTCCTCGCGAAGGCCAGGAAGACCGGGCCCGTCACGGTCAAGGAGACGCCGCAGGCGCCCAAGACCTTCTCCGCGGGCACCGTGGGCGGTGACCCGTACTACACGGGCAACGTCCGCTGCTCGATCGGCTTCTCCGTCAACGGCGGCTTCGTGACGGCCGGACACTGCGGCCAGGCCGGCGCCGGCGTCAGCGGCTGGGACGGCTCGGCCATCGGCTCCTTCCAGGGCTCCTCGTTCCCCGGCAACGACTACGCCTGGGTGAGCGTCGGCAACGGCTGGTGGACCGTCCCCGTGGTCCTCGGCTGGGGCACGGTCCCCGACCAGCTGGTGCGCGGCTCGGCCGAGGCCCCGATCGGTGCCTCGATATGCCGGTCCGGCTCCACGTCGCACTGGCACTGCGGCAACGTCCTCGGCACGAACGAGACCGTGAACTACGCGCAGGGCGCCGTCACCCAGATGACCGGCACCAGCGTCTGCGCCGAACCGGGCGACTCGGGCGGCTCGTTCATCAGCGGTGACCAGGCCCAGGGCGTGACCTCCGGCGGCTTCGGCAACTGCACGAGCGGCGGCCAGACCTGGCACCAGCCGATCAACGAGATCCTCAACACCTTCGGCCTGACGCTGGCGACAGCGTGA
- the eno gene encoding phosphopyruvate hydratase — translation MTAITRIVAREIIDSRGNPTVEVDVELVDGSTGRAAVPSGASTGAREAAELRDDDPTRFHGKGVRRAVDAVNEVIADAVVSLEAEDQATVDATLIDLDGTPDKARLGANAILGVSLATAKAAAQAHRLPLYRYVGGVDARLLPVPMMNIVNGGAHADNPLDFQEFMIAPIGAADFAEAVRMGSEVFHTLRRDLIAAGHSTGVGDEGGFAPNLRTAEEALDFVVRAVERTGYKPGTDITVVMDPATSEFFRDGVYDYAGEGVRRTTEEHADYLVSLVDRYPVASIEDPMAENDHDGWRLLSSRLGDRCQLTGDDVFCTNETLLREGIRDGVANSILVKVNQIGTLTETLATVATAHRAGYTVVMSHRSGETEDTTIADLAVATGCGQIKTGSLSRSDRTAKYNQLIRIEEELGGQARYAGREALGLRSNTLVG, via the coding sequence ATGACCGCCATCACCCGCATCGTGGCCCGCGAGATCATCGACAGCCGGGGCAACCCGACCGTCGAGGTCGACGTCGAACTCGTCGACGGTTCGACCGGCCGCGCCGCCGTGCCGTCCGGAGCGTCGACCGGCGCCAGGGAAGCCGCAGAACTGCGCGACGACGACCCGACCCGCTTCCACGGGAAGGGCGTCCGCCGCGCCGTCGACGCCGTCAACGAGGTCATCGCCGACGCCGTCGTCAGCCTCGAAGCCGAGGACCAGGCAACGGTGGACGCCACGCTGATCGACCTGGACGGCACCCCCGACAAGGCCAGACTCGGCGCCAACGCGATCCTGGGCGTCTCCCTCGCCACCGCCAAGGCCGCGGCGCAGGCCCATCGGCTGCCGCTCTACCGCTACGTCGGCGGGGTCGACGCGCGCCTGCTGCCCGTTCCGATGATGAACATCGTCAACGGCGGTGCGCACGCGGACAATCCGCTCGACTTCCAGGAGTTCATGATCGCGCCCATCGGCGCAGCCGACTTCGCCGAAGCGGTCCGCATGGGCTCGGAGGTCTTCCATACCCTGCGTCGCGACCTCATCGCCGCGGGCCACAGCACCGGCGTCGGCGACGAGGGCGGCTTCGCACCGAACCTGCGGACCGCGGAGGAGGCGCTGGACTTCGTCGTACGGGCCGTCGAGCGCACCGGCTACAAGCCCGGCACCGACATCACCGTGGTGATGGACCCCGCCACGTCCGAGTTCTTCCGTGACGGGGTCTACGACTACGCGGGCGAGGGCGTACGCCGCACCACCGAGGAGCACGCCGACTACCTGGTCTCGCTCGTCGACCGCTACCCCGTCGCCTCGATCGAGGACCCGATGGCCGAGAACGACCATGACGGCTGGCGGCTCCTCTCGTCGCGGCTCGGCGACCGCTGCCAGCTCACCGGCGACGACGTCTTCTGCACCAACGAGACGCTGCTGCGCGAGGGGATCAGGGACGGCGTCGCCAACTCGATCCTGGTGAAGGTCAATCAGATCGGCACCCTCACCGAGACGCTGGCCACCGTCGCCACCGCCCACCGCGCCGGCTACACCGTCGTCATGTCGCACCGCTCGGGCGAGACCGAGGACACCACGATCGCCGACCTCGCCGTGGCCACCGGCTGCGGCCAGATCAAGACCGGCTCGCTCTCCCGCTCCGACCGCACCGCCAAGTACAACCAGCTCATTCGCATCGAGGAGGAACTGGGCGGCCAGGCGCGCTACGCGGGCCGCGAAGCCCTCGGCCTGCGGTCGAACACACTGGTCGGCTAG
- a CDS encoding LLM class flavin-dependent oxidoreductase codes for MPLPSEPLRKLGFLTIGLFDEADPRRGHESTLEIIQLGERLGFDSAWVRHRHLQYGISSPVAVLAAASQRTRRIELGTAVIPLGWENPLRLAEDLATVDLLSGGRLNPGVSVGPPMHYDRVKPALYPDTADTEDFSYDRVRRLLDFVRGAPATDSAGTEGFEVFSDRVQPQSAGLGRRMWYGGASTRSAQWAGEHGMNFLTSSVVKAEESEDFADIQRGHIRTFRAHHPDGDNARVSQGLVVIPTDSASPEQRAKYEEFARKRTPRTAAPQGPARMLFARDLVGTSAEIAEQLYAHAAFREIDEVAFALPFTFDHDDYVQILTDIATHLGPALGWHPTA; via the coding sequence GTGCCGCTGCCGTCGGAGCCGTTGCGGAAACTGGGGTTCTTGACCATCGGACTGTTCGACGAGGCCGATCCCCGGCGCGGCCACGAGTCGACGCTGGAGATCATCCAACTCGGCGAGCGGCTCGGCTTCGACAGCGCGTGGGTGCGCCACCGCCATCTGCAGTACGGCATCTCCTCGCCCGTCGCCGTCCTGGCGGCCGCCTCGCAGCGCACCCGCCGTATCGAGCTGGGCACCGCCGTCATCCCGCTGGGCTGGGAGAATCCGCTGCGGCTGGCCGAAGACCTCGCGACGGTCGACCTGCTGTCCGGCGGCCGGCTCAACCCGGGCGTCAGCGTCGGGCCGCCCATGCACTACGACCGGGTCAAGCCGGCCCTCTACCCGGACACCGCCGACACCGAGGACTTCAGCTACGACCGCGTGCGCCGGCTGCTGGACTTCGTACGGGGCGCGCCCGCCACCGACTCGGCCGGGACCGAGGGCTTCGAGGTCTTCTCCGACCGGGTGCAGCCCCAGTCCGCCGGTCTCGGCCGGCGCATGTGGTACGGCGGAGCCAGCACGCGCTCGGCGCAGTGGGCCGGTGAGCACGGCATGAACTTCCTCACCAGCAGTGTGGTCAAGGCGGAGGAGTCCGAGGACTTCGCCGACATCCAGCGCGGACACATCCGCACCTTCCGCGCCCACCACCCCGACGGCGACAACGCCCGCGTCTCGCAGGGGCTCGTCGTCATCCCCACCGACTCCGCCTCGCCCGAACAGCGCGCGAAGTACGAGGAGTTCGCGCGCAAGCGAACGCCACGCACGGCCGCACCGCAGGGCCCCGCCCGCATGCTGTTCGCCCGCGACCTCGTCGGCACCTCCGCCGAGATCGCCGAACAGCTCTACGCACACGCCGCCTTCCGGGAGATCGACGAGGTGGCGTTCGCGCTGCCCTTCACCTTCGACCACGACGACTACGTCCAGATCCTCACCGACATCGCCACCCACCTCGGCCCGGCCCTGGGATGGCACCCGACCGCCTGA
- a CDS encoding VOC family protein — translation MDRLSTPEILAAVAGDLGDWRKLAQPIAARYRPADAVGGAAFVGAVVQAAVAVGRCVPEVRLGDGFVDVVVFTVDDTNGARWVTAADLEFARTVSGLARERGLTAVPGQVAQVELALDAADEGAVGPFWSALLTGEPGNTVYGTVFDPTSRVPSVWFQRTGPHPVPRQRWHFDLWLAPEVADERIAAAVAAGGSVVDDAGAPAFTVLADPEGNKVCVCTALERD, via the coding sequence ATGGACAGGCTCAGCACTCCGGAAATCCTCGCGGCCGTCGCCGGTGACCTCGGCGACTGGCGCAAGCTCGCTCAACCCATTGCCGCACGCTACCGCCCCGCCGACGCCGTCGGTGGGGCGGCTTTCGTCGGCGCAGTCGTTCAGGCGGCCGTGGCGGTCGGGCGGTGTGTGCCGGAGGTTCGGTTGGGGGACGGGTTCGTCGACGTGGTGGTGTTCACCGTCGACGACACCAACGGCGCGCGGTGGGTCACGGCGGCCGACCTCGAGTTCGCGCGTACCGTCAGCGGGCTCGCGCGGGAGCGCGGGCTGACCGCCGTCCCCGGCCAGGTGGCGCAGGTCGAGTTGGCGCTCGACGCCGCCGACGAAGGGGCGGTGGGGCCGTTCTGGTCCGCGTTGCTCACCGGTGAGCCGGGAAACACGGTGTACGGCACGGTCTTCGACCCGACGAGCCGGGTGCCCAGCGTGTGGTTCCAGCGGACCGGTCCGCATCCGGTCCCGCGCCAGCGCTGGCACTTCGACCTGTGGCTGGCGCCCGAGGTGGCCGACGAGCGGATCGCCGCCGCCGTCGCGGCCGGGGGGAGTGTGGTCGACGACGCGGGGGCCCCTGCGTTCACCGTGCTCGCCGATCCGGAAGGCAACAAGGTCTGCGTCTGCACCGCGCTGGAGCGCGACTGA
- a CDS encoding winged helix-turn-helix transcriptional regulator: MRMHNADENCGIAQAAVVTGDWWNVLVLREIARGHVRFDALATELGLSRKVLTERLGRLVARGVLRRTLYQRRPVRYEYLLTDSGLALLPLLVAMQDWGDRWVLGDGSTTATAAEDSAEHARVHGLVGSRLPADLELTGADGKEHAVVAAEAASTVLFSYPGTGVDWGDEPIPGAPGCTLENRLFRDAWPRFRAANAAVHGVSTQLPHEQAAFARAESVPYPLLSDAQQRLAAALRLPTFRGAGRLRLKRLVLVVDAERTVRHALFPVDDIPGAVDQALSWAVAARVR, from the coding sequence ATGAGGATGCACAACGCTGACGAGAACTGCGGCATCGCGCAGGCCGCCGTCGTGACGGGTGACTGGTGGAATGTGCTGGTGCTGCGTGAGATCGCGCGCGGGCACGTACGGTTCGACGCGCTCGCCACCGAACTCGGCCTCTCCCGGAAGGTCCTCACGGAACGGCTCGGCAGGCTCGTCGCGCGCGGGGTGCTGCGCCGCACGCTCTACCAACGGCGGCCGGTCCGCTACGAGTACCTGCTCACGGACTCCGGACTCGCGCTGCTGCCCCTGCTCGTGGCCATGCAGGACTGGGGCGACCGCTGGGTGCTCGGCGACGGGAGCACCACGGCCACGGCGGCGGAGGACAGCGCCGAACACGCGCGGGTGCACGGCCTGGTCGGCAGCCGGCTGCCCGCAGACCTCGAACTGACCGGCGCCGACGGCAAGGAGCACGCCGTCGTCGCGGCGGAGGCCGCGTCGACCGTCCTCTTCAGCTATCCCGGCACGGGTGTGGACTGGGGCGACGAGCCGATCCCCGGCGCGCCCGGCTGCACCCTGGAGAACCGGCTGTTCCGCGACGCGTGGCCGCGATTTCGCGCCGCAAACGCGGCCGTGCACGGCGTCAGCACCCAACTCCCGCACGAACAGGCCGCGTTCGCGCGCGCGGAGTCGGTGCCCTACCCGCTTCTCTCCGACGCCCAGCAGCGGCTGGCGGCGGCCCTGCGCCTGCCGACCTTCCGGGGCGCCGGCCGGCTGCGCCTCAAGCGACTTGTCCTCGTCGTGGACGCCGAACGGACCGTACGGCACGCGCTGTTCCCGGTGGACGACATACCGGGGGCGGTCGACCAGGCACTGAGCTGGGCGGTCGCGGCGCGGGTACGGTGA
- a CDS encoding glycoside hydrolase family 95 protein, with the protein MTSSQPLPSPPSRRTFLAAAGAGSLAAFAGLPTFSAAAAEPDRPSGDPLVPAGRAVTLWYPAPADPARMIQEGLPIGNGRLGALVGGDPAEETLYVTDGTLWTGGLNDVLDADGQFPYERVQFGSFTQLAHLTVAVPGHTPDSVTDYRRTLDLSNGLVTASYRQGGVTYRREVYASHPDDVVVVRMTQSGKGRYTGSVLLAGTHGESVTTDRSTTTASLSAALDNGLRYAGVVTATSSTGRVTVSGGRLTFTDCADLTVVFSGGTNYSPDAAHDYRDPSLRPDSLALRKVRAALRHTPALLRATHVADYQRLFDTMSLSLGVSDADQRGLDTWRRLTARAAQDAAPDPELEASYLQFGRYLMICGSRDSVPLNLQGLWLDGNDPDWMGDYHTDINVEMNYWMADRAGLSSCFDTFTDYCVSQLPSWSDVTARTFNDPRNRFRNSSGKLAGWAIAFSTNIYGGSGWWWHPAANAWLCNTLFEHYEYTQDTRTLARIYPLLKGACAFWEARLITTTVDDPDAPSGTREVLVDDKDWSPEQGPQDSIGNTYSQELVHALFGNYRTAAGILGKDRQYSEVIGGLRDRLYLPRVSPTTGWLEEWMSPDNLGETEHRHLSPLIGLFPGDRIRPDASPDTILAGARKLLTARGMDSYGWANAWRALCWARLKDAETAYRLIATNLRPSTDNSNGTAANFFDIYQVEETRSIFQIDANFGTPSAMLEMLVYSRPGRVELLPALPKAWAASGHVTGVGVRGGFVVDLRWREGRVEEAVLRSVGGRTTTVTAGGASRTVRLAEGGSVTLRNFG; encoded by the coding sequence GTGACCTCTTCCCAGCCACTCCCCTCGCCCCCCAGTCGTCGGACCTTTCTCGCCGCAGCGGGGGCCGGATCGCTGGCCGCCTTCGCCGGGCTGCCGACGTTCAGCGCCGCGGCGGCGGAACCCGACCGGCCCTCCGGCGACCCGCTGGTCCCGGCCGGCCGGGCAGTCACCCTGTGGTACCCGGCGCCCGCCGACCCGGCCCGCATGATCCAGGAGGGGCTGCCGATCGGCAACGGACGGCTGGGAGCGCTGGTCGGCGGCGACCCCGCCGAGGAGACGCTGTACGTCACCGACGGCACCCTGTGGACCGGCGGCCTCAACGACGTCCTCGACGCCGACGGCCAGTTCCCCTACGAGCGCGTCCAGTTCGGCTCGTTCACCCAGCTCGCCCACCTGACGGTCGCCGTGCCCGGCCATACGCCCGACTCGGTCACCGACTACCGCCGTACGCTCGACCTGAGCAACGGGCTCGTCACGGCCTCATACCGGCAGGGCGGCGTCACGTACCGCCGCGAGGTGTACGCCAGCCACCCCGACGACGTCGTGGTGGTCCGCATGACACAGAGCGGCAAGGGCCGTTACACCGGCAGTGTCCTGCTCGCGGGCACCCACGGCGAGAGCGTCACGACCGACAGGTCCACCACCACGGCGAGCCTGTCGGCGGCGCTCGACAACGGGCTGCGGTACGCCGGGGTCGTCACGGCGACGAGCAGCACCGGCCGGGTGACGGTCTCCGGCGGCCGGCTGACCTTCACCGACTGCGCCGACCTCACCGTGGTCTTCAGCGGCGGCACGAACTACTCCCCCGACGCGGCCCACGACTACCGCGATCCCTCCCTGCGGCCCGACAGCCTGGCGCTGCGGAAGGTGCGCGCGGCCCTGCGGCACACGCCCGCGCTGCTGCGCGCCACCCATGTCGCCGACTACCAGCGGCTGTTCGACACGATGTCCCTCTCCCTCGGCGTCTCCGACGCGGACCAGCGGGGCCTCGACACCTGGCGGCGCCTCACGGCACGCGCGGCGCAGGACGCGGCGCCCGACCCGGAACTGGAAGCGTCGTACCTCCAGTTCGGCCGGTACCTGATGATCTGCGGATCGCGCGACAGCGTGCCGCTCAACCTCCAGGGCCTGTGGCTGGACGGCAACGACCCGGACTGGATGGGCGATTACCACACCGACATCAACGTCGAGATGAACTACTGGATGGCGGACCGGGCCGGGCTGTCTTCGTGCTTCGACACGTTCACCGACTACTGCGTCTCCCAGCTCCCCTCGTGGTCCGACGTGACGGCCAGAACGTTCAACGACCCGCGCAACCGGTTCCGTAACTCCTCGGGCAAGCTCGCGGGCTGGGCCATCGCGTTCTCCACCAACATCTACGGCGGGTCGGGCTGGTGGTGGCATCCTGCTGCCAACGCCTGGCTGTGCAACACCCTCTTCGAGCACTACGAGTACACCCAGGACACCCGGACGCTGGCCCGGATCTACCCGCTGCTCAAGGGCGCCTGCGCGTTCTGGGAGGCCCGGCTGATCACCACCACGGTCGACGACCCCGACGCGCCGTCCGGCACACGTGAGGTCCTCGTCGACGACAAGGACTGGTCGCCCGAGCAGGGGCCGCAGGACTCCATCGGCAACACCTACTCGCAGGAGCTGGTGCACGCCCTGTTCGGCAACTACCGCACGGCGGCCGGGATTCTGGGCAAGGACCGGCAGTACAGCGAGGTGATCGGCGGGCTGCGCGACCGGCTCTATCTGCCGCGCGTCAGCCCCACCACGGGCTGGCTGGAGGAGTGGATGTCGCCGGACAACCTCGGCGAGACCGAGCACCGCCATCTCTCGCCCCTGATAGGCCTGTTCCCCGGTGACCGGATCCGCCCCGACGCCTCCCCCGACACGATCCTGGCGGGCGCGCGCAAGCTGCTCACCGCGCGCGGCATGGACAGTTACGGCTGGGCCAACGCGTGGCGTGCGCTGTGCTGGGCGCGGTTGAAGGACGCGGAGACCGCGTACCGTCTCATCGCCACCAACCTGCGTCCCTCGACCGACAACTCGAACGGCACCGCGGCCAACTTCTTCGACATCTACCAGGTCGAGGAGACCCGGAGTATCTTCCAGATCGACGCCAACTTCGGTACGCCCTCGGCCATGCTGGAGATGCTGGTGTATTCGAGGCCGGGCCGTGTCGAGCTGCTTCCCGCGCTGCCCAAGGCCTGGGCGGCGTCCGGGCATGTGACGGGCGTGGGCGTACGCGGCGGCTTCGTCGTGGACCTGCGGTGGCGCGAGGGGCGGGTGGAGGAGGCCGTGCTCCGCAGCGTCGGCGGCCGGACCACCACCGTGACGGCCGGCGGCGCGTCCCGTACGGTGCGGCTCGCCGAGGGAGGATCCGTCACACTGCGGAACTTCGGCTGA
- a CDS encoding luciferase domain-containing protein, which produces MNAARHAGERLMTWPGLSVGRAYCGTDPCVRTGTQEIVHFHGENEADVHLTNPMIAKLRPALKNSSALRMRSGSGWVTVRLDTGADIDLLTTLVSAALQAVAALPVEVAGSRVTDPCTRHGVAYSR; this is translated from the coding sequence ATGAACGCTGCCAGACACGCCGGCGAACGACTGATGACCTGGCCGGGTCTCAGCGTCGGCCGGGCTTACTGCGGCACGGACCCGTGCGTACGCACGGGCACCCAGGAGATCGTGCACTTCCACGGCGAGAACGAAGCCGATGTGCATCTCACCAATCCTATGATCGCCAAGCTGCGCCCCGCGCTGAAGAATTCCAGCGCGCTGCGGATGAGGAGCGGCTCGGGCTGGGTCACCGTACGGCTCGACACGGGCGCCGACATCGATCTGCTCACGACGCTCGTCAGCGCCGCGCTGCAGGCCGTCGCCGCGCTGCCCGTCGAAGTGGCCGGCAGCCGGGTGACCGACCCCTGCACCCGGCACGGCGTCGCCTACTCACGCTGA